The sequence TTTGGTAAACTTGTAAACTTTGGTCAAAGGATAAAGAGCAGCTATTATCTTTGGTAAACTTGTGAATcgaaaacaaattttgagaatatttgggaACCAAAAGAATATTGGTAAGTCTGGAAAATTGATCAAGAACATGTTTAATAACACTACCAATGTGAGAGATATATGCATACCTTGACCACTAGCAGTAGATACCATTTCATCACCATCATAAGGAAAACAAGTTGTCAAATAGTTAGCATAAACAGTAAAATGATTGCACCACTATTAACAAATCAAGTATCTTCATCAAAAATATCAGAAAATCTAAGCATTGCCCGAAGATTAGCTGGTGATCTTCCTTGATAAGAAAAGTCGAGCCTCTGATTGTACTCAAGAGCTACATGACCAATTTTTCACAAATTTGACATGCAGgtccatcaacaacaacattattATACCATGTTTTCTTGAAAATAAATTTGGATTAGAGATTCTATCACCTCTAATATACCCAAAATTATTTTTACGAGGTCCAGGTGCAGGTTAAGCAGATATAGACATATTGGAGTTAATAACAACAAACGCCTTTGCATCAGATTCAGATTTATGATTACTTACTACCATTTCTTCACTCATTAACAAATTACACAATTCATTTATTGATGAGGTGCCAATCCAACGAACTAATTGTTATGCTTCATCAAATACTTTTCAAGAGTATAATGATAAGTATAAGAGAATAAAACTAGCCTAAGCAAAGGTAAAGATGAAATTTTTTCTCTAGCTATGTGCAACTGTTTTATGCCCTAAAAGTGTCTCTCCATTCTGAAGTCAAATTTCCTTTATATATGTCTTCAAAATCCCCTTTTGAAAAATCCTTTAGATTAGATTTAGGGTTATtcggtttttggtactcaggttttgaccgAAAACTGggattggtaatatttttccagcctttgcgtttggtACTTGGAGAAACGTTGACCCCATGTTAACTCCGTCAAGTGATGATATGTTTAAGCATTTGActtatttaatttttttgagGCCCCTTAAATTATAAACCATTTCTTATTTCACCCTATTGTGCAGTGTAGTTTAACCGCGACATGTGTAAGGTTAATAATCGTTGATATAATGATTTATATCTCGaaaataataaaggttgtacaTATAGTTTATTTGGAAGACGCCACATGTCTGAATCCAAAGTGGTCCATCATGTGGTGATTTCCATCTCGAAGAAAATCAATTATAAAaagtaaatcttttttttttaaccaaaatAAATCCCTTTATATAAACCATAAAGAACAAACGTTCATCTCCTTATTCCTTTTCCACTAGTCGGATtttcttctcctccttcttctAGTTTTCGATGTTTGGTCAAATTTAATCCAACTTTATAAGCAAATCTCTAAATAAACAACTAAATGGTGAAATTATAAGCTAAGTGCAATCGATCTTCATCACCAATTGAGAAGAACTAGCAACTGAtatagatgatgatgatgctgaaattgaaaatgaacTTCTTGTTGTTTCTCCTATGATTGATGCTTTAATTGAGTTTCCGTAGGATTGCAGGGATGGAGAATTAATAGGAAAAAGGGATTCGTTGAAGCAATTATTTTGCGAGCAATTGAAGGATTAGGATTAACGGGTGGAAACAATAATTGATTTGGGACTTTCGTTGTAGAAGTAAAATTAGGGGTTGCGTTTGTTAGGCATAGAAATAAGGGTACAAATTTGATTCAATAATGTTAGGAAAGAGGAATTCAAGGGTTTAGATTAATGGGTGGTTTAAGTAATCGTctgttctatttttatttatgtATGATGTACGATCCTTATTCCTGATGAGATTATTTACATTAGGGGATTGTATGTTGCTGTTAGGGAGAAACGTACAGGGGAAGAACAAGAAGGTTATCTAAATCTGAAAAACATATCAAGTATTTTGATGCTACCAAAATTCGACAAGAAAATCAACGGTTAagatcatctaaaaccctaatttagagtcGGGGAATGTAATAAGAATATATTATTATTTTGGAGGgttcaaataaaataaatcaaatcaaaagttAGAGACATCATCACTTGATGAAGTCAATGCGGGTCAACGTTTCTCCAAGTACCAAACCCAAAGATTGGACAAATGTCCAACCAAACTCAGTTTTcggtcaaaacctgagtaccaaaaaccaaataaaccttaGATTTAGAAGTTTATTTCCAACCAGGACTCTTATTTCCTTATCTGGGCCTAATACTTCTTTTAGAAAGCTTAATCACCAAGCAACTTCTATAAATCAACCGCATATTCTTTTAGTGTTTAAATCCAATAATTAACTtgattttatcttttctttttaccGTTCATGTGAATATTACACCTATGCTCACTTGAATTGTAAGAATTGTTGCTATAAGTGTTGAACACCTTTATACACACGCCTGCGCGTTCAATTGCCGAGATTTGCTTTAAAATGTAACTAGAACTTCAtccgtgccgtaacgacacggCCTCCATAGTAAGTAAAAAGAATTATGTCAATTTTAATATTTGTCATTTTTATGTTGGCTCTATATAAAGTGATAattattctatatattttttaattgttATATTTTATATTGTTGAGAATTGTTATGAGTTGACCTAATATTTGTCTTGAAAAAACCACTAGGCAAAACATGTAGTGAGACCAATTAAAAACCTTTACTATCATTATCATTGTTGGATTTTTCTCGGGTTGTTTTTTGGAAAAACTTGCGGTCATTCTGTgcaattgtttcttttgtattaataaccatcttattttcacattaaaaaaatcaaCCACAACATCCATAATAATGTTATTTGTGTCCTAACTACATAGAATAAACATTGCCACTAACATACTGAGCACCTGCACTACCATCACCGGAACCACCCATCACCACTACCTTTTCTACCAAAGGATAAGCAGTATTATTGAACCAGACAAAACAACAAGCGATGAAACCCCCCGCAAGCCGCGGTCGTTCCTTCCGTCCCGTCAGTCTACAGGTACACCAGCGCACAAGCTACGGTTGAGGTTCTTCAGGCGTCTAGTTCATTCTGTCGTCCTTTCCCCTTCAACACGAGTGAGTAGGCGAGCCGAAGAAGCTTCCTTCGCCAACACTATCATCACTGGCTCTATGCGCCACCACTTATAAAGACCACCCCGATCATCCGTAATATTTATCTTAGCTCATTTTTCTCCTTTGTTATTCTAAAATGCATATAATTAAAATATGAATAAGGTAAATTATGCCCTTGTTATTTACTAGTGACCGGTGGATTACGAATCTTAataaaggtaaaaaaaaaacattatactCAAGAGGAAGGCCATAAAGGGAAGTTACCACCATTTCATTTTCAGAAATTGGAGAACAAGTTCCATCAAGCTGATCCTAAATGCTCTTAACCTCCACAACATAAGCAGCAACAAATTAGTCAACTTTAGCATCTGCATCTTAGCACGAAGCTAAATATCATGTGTTGATAAAGTTTAAGAGCAaatttgtcttgtatacttaacCATAAACCATGAGAAGTATCAACACCATCAACATAGGGATTCACGAAATCATAAATTCTCGACTGGATCCAAAGAATGAAAGTGAAATCTTCAGTCACCCAATCTTGATAAAGAGGATTAATAATTCCATTAATTTGATTTGCTTTAGTAGTAAAATGATCATGGAAAAGATCTATCCAAAAGGTTTTCTGCTTTAAAAATTTTGAAAAGAGGAGGAACTCAAGATTTTCAAGTTAAAAATTCATCATCCTTAAGCTTTAAAGGATTAATTATATGAGTTATTTTATTCGGCATAAGAGTAGAGAGTCCATCATGATTTCTAAGAACCATGAAATTTGAAGTGATGAATTTTAGAAGAAAGACAGGAGATCAAGAATTACTTAGAAAGGCGAATAAACAATGAGCAAATGAGAACAAgatcaaaaaagaaacaaaaattcaacAAATGATGAGCGAAAATAGAAGAATAAGATCAAGAAATTCAAAATTTGCACAATAACTCACAAGATTCACACACACACAAAATGATAACGCCTTTACTGAGAAGAAACCAATAACTTGAACTTAAACAAAGttcaaagaaaatgaagaagaacctTGAAAAAATCCATAAAGGATCGTAAACAGCTGTAGAGCTTTTTCTGCTATGGGTATCATGATAACAGAAATCAGATGGCGAAAATACTAACCAGTGGGAAAAAAAATGAAGGCAAAAAGCGTGGGACAAATGTGGGGCTGAGAAAAATGTAAAAGAAAGATGACGTTGCCCCCATCCATGAGTTCACCAAAACTGCACCCTTTCTAATCCACGGTGGGAAGGACGCCTCCTCCTCCTTTCCTATGTTTCTTTTCCCCGCGTCTAGTCGGGTCGAactgaaatggtaatatcattaaatgaaataaaaaaaaaacgtacTACAGTgtcgacatgtgccaatggcacaaaGACTATATCCTCAATGCGTACAGTGGAATGATACAATTAACTAAAACTAAATTAGGGACGGGCCACTTTGTAGGATAAGGATAGAATATCACTAACGGCAAGTGTGGTTGAAGGGTTCACCAAATTTTTCGAAAAAATGACGAAACCCTTCGTTATAATATTTAGGAAAACCTTATAATCAATTCCCAATAACAGTTTTATCGATTCAAATCCGTTAAAATTTGgggaaattttgaatttttacgTGTTACAGCTGGGATAATGTGTCTAACCAGCCGTAAAAAGGTAAATATGGATGAAGACTGAGGAATTGCCAGCCGTAAATACGCATAATGGATGGGAAGTGAAGAACTTCTGGCCGTCATTTGGTCCAGCATCACCTGAGTCTTTCTTACGACTGGGTTAACATGTTTAGAACGTCATTTTCCCATCGATAAATGAATATGTGAGTTTACAAATTTAGAGTTTCAACATGAATACATACTATGATTGAAAGGTAGTATTTTCATTAATTAGACCATAGTAAAACCCACTATATACTTACTAAATCCGCATTACAAAATTGATTTTAATAACATCCCTTACAATGTATCAAGAAGTCTTTGATAAAGGTGAATTGAGcttcgaagttgaaattataacctttccatCCACTCCTTCTTAGCTGAGCTACGAGTTCATCATCAgtttcacctctaagtcgaagttgcttgcaAATACAAAGTAAAGCCATATATTCTTCTACTTTTTTGTATGTCTGCAAATCAGAGATACAATTCAACTCCATCACGGTTGTTAGTgttacctgtttcactacaaGAAAATTCAAAAATCTTACTCCAATGTGATCGACTGGCTAAACCACCTTTCCTTCATTCTTCTCCCCTGATGTATATGCCACCGTGGAACAGATACACAACCTGGATATCTAGCCGTAACATGGattcaaatattttatttggttatcAGTGAAAGACCCGGCTAGGTCCTCCCAACCGTAAACAAAACACAATTGGTTTACCTATCTGTTTCTGCTTTTACGGTCAGGAATTTCTAACTTAGATTACGTGCCATATTTTTTGACAAACTCAGAGACCATTACGGTTAAGATTCCTAACCGTGTAGCAACTTTTGCGGTTGGGAAACCCGGCCGACGACAGGAGGTATGTTTTTAGATAACAACCTAGCCGTAAACAGTACCCCTGGATTAATTTTCAAACAAAGAAAAGGATACGGTTAGGAATAACCTAACCGTGACACAGAAGAAGATGCGGTTAGGATTCCCATCCGAGTCAACTACGTTACGACTCGGAGTTCTTAGTATTCCCAATCGTATACATTAGCTACGGTTGGAAAAACAAGAACTTCAAGCCGTAAACAGattctgaaactgttttttcagaccTAATTTTTTCGAAATCAACCGAATAATCATTCAAATGCTTAAATAAAGAGTGGGTTTTTTCAGTTCATACCTTATTGCAGTCATATCAGGAGTCTTGGTGGCTGGTTCATCTccttcattcacttcttcttgatcttcagtttcatcttaaCTTGATGAGTTTGATTTCTCTGGTTCAGAAGGAGATTGTTACGGATCCGATCCTGCATTTTCACATGTCTTCACCATGGTTTTGTACAATGAATTTAAtcgacgatgatttttttttgaatcgacgattaatagtttcaaacggagaagagaataagaaaaaaagaaaaagaggagaagaaaagaagaagagtagGAGAGGAAGACCGATAGGTATTTcggtttttcagttttttttagttttttttatgatttttagtttgttttctttaGTTTTTAATTATTAGTTATTGGGAAGgacaaagaaaaagaataagtTAAATTTATTGAGGCTAATTTTGAACTTTTGCATAAATTAGGCCCCAACATCCACATTTTAGTTATAACTATCAAATTAAGTCCATAAAACTGATCCTAGTGCAGCCCCAATAATAAGATTCATTTTTTTCTCATTATTCCTTTCTTCTCGATCTACTTTCAACCAATTTTTTTCCAAACCAGCGGCACACGGAAAATTTACCAACCTTCATACTAGCGTACACTATATAACAACCTAATCGTGGAAAAAAATCCTGACTCCATCGCACTTCCTCCCCTCGAGCTTTATCCTAACTTTCGAACAGATTTCTACTCAGTTACTAAATCAAAACTGAATGTCAAATCCACATGATATTTTATGGATGTGGCTTGAACGGATGTGCCAATGGGGCGGAGTATATGATACGTTCAGTTATAAGCATCGGTGTTGATTCTAAAATTGAAGCAATTGCTGGAATTCTCAAGTGTAAAATTGAAGATTTACCTCTGAAATATTTAAGTATGTCAATTGGAGCCACTTCAAGGGATGCATCAATTTGGGATACTGTTATTGAAAAGTTACAGAAAAAGTTGGCATTAtggaagagattttttttttcaaaagatggAAGATTAATTCTGATCAAGTCTACACTTACAAGTTTACCAATTTACTACATGTCAATGTTTCAGATGCCAGTTAAAGTAGAGAAAAAACTTAACCAGATTATAAGGAATTTTCTTTGGGGCTCTATAGTAGAAAAGAAGAGGATTAACTGGGTTGGAGGGGAAAAGGTTTGTAAACCAAAGAATATGGGAGATTTAGGGATTATAAATCTTAGACTCACAAACAAAGCACTCATGGCTAAGTGGTCTTGGAGATTTCCTAAGGAGAAGAAAAAACTTTGGAGGAGAGTTATACAGGAAAAGATGAAAACAAATCAACAAGCGGTATGGGTCAAAGATTCAAAGAAGCCACAAGGGAGAGACATGTGGAATAacatccaaaaataaaaagaaattgtgGAACAAATTACTATAACTCAGATACATAGAGGAGATGGAGTTAGTTTCTAGAGAGATAAATGGACAGGAAATCAAGCTCTACACCATAAGTTCCCAAATATATTCAAAATTGCAGTCACGAAAGAAGGTACTATAAAAGAGCTTATATCAAATAATGCATGGGATTTAAAATTAAGAAGGAATCTAAAGCAACATGAGATACCAGAAATGCTAGAATTATTTGCTACAATTGGCACTCCACCAGAGCTAGAGAAGGAAGTTGAAGATGAAATAACCTGTACAGCCTCTGGAGGTTTTAGTGCAAAAACATGCTATAAATGGCTGGTTCAACAGCTTCCTCTCACTGCAGATCCAGTTCCTCACTCTTGCATTTGGATCCAAGGCGTTCCACCCAAAGTACAGTTTTTTATGTGGCAAGCAACACAAAACTCTATACCCATAGTGGACAATTTACTCAGAAGACGATGTCAGATACAAAATCATATCTGTTCTCTATGCAATATACACCCAGAATCAGTTAATCATCTTATGCTCCACTGTAAATATTCTCACACAGTCTGGGTTTATTTCTTAGGAGGATTTGATGTTAGATGAGCACAATCAGGAACATTATTAGCGCAGCTGCAGGCATGGAATAACAGAAAAGGAAGGAATAGAGGAAGGAAACTTTGGCCATTGATGATATTTGCTATATCTGCTGGGCCTTATGGAACGAGCGAAACCACAGGATGATGGCCCATAAAAGACCtagaagtgaagaagaaactaTCATTGAAATCAAACGGTTACTATACGTTTGGGGTGGGAATGATAAGATTTTCAAATTTGTATTTTTTAGAGAACATGTTTCTCATTGGAAGGCCATCATAGACACTGAATAACTTGTAATGTGCTTATTATGGGGGCTTTAATGCCTTGTTACATAGTATTTTTATTACATAAACCTTTtaagtcaaaaaaaataaaataaaaaataatgataCGTCCAATCGTTCATTAACTTAGGATTCCGAGTCTCATTTGGTAGGAAATAATATGGATAATATGTCGCGTGGGTTTGGTGGAAAACTGTGGGTATAGAAACTTGGAAGTGTTTTTGGTCATTTTTGGTTGCATGCATAACGGCCTATAAAATCCTAGCCTAATACGAGTTTAGAATTCGATATTTAAGGATAATCGTATCTTTTCTGAAACTCTATTAAGTAAATAGTATCGATTTTTAAGGCAAATcaattatatttatttcttttttagaCAATTACAGTTTTTACTTTTCAACAAATATTTATTAGAGCCATCAAACTTCTTATAAACACGTTACGTAATTACAGAGAAAAGATCTTTCTAGGTGGCTTTGAAAATCTTATAATTTTTAGAGCCACTtaaggagagaaaaaaaaatttcttctaagTTTTTTCTGCAGCTCTAAAATTTTAAGAATGGCTTCTTCAAACTTCAGGAAGAGATGGGTGAGACCTGAGGTAAATATGTTTAAACCCTAAAAGTAaatctatttctttttatttattaggAAGATGAATCGTAAAAAAATAATTGGGGGAGATTTTTTATGtgtgatttttgttttaggtgtaCCCACTTTTGGTACCAATGGTTACTGTTGTTGGACTAGTATCCATGCAGTTGATCAGAAACATCACCACCAATCCAGAAGTCAGGTAtgctaaagaaaaacatggtgtTAAATAATTATCTTTCAAAAAAAAGTTAAATAACTATCCGTCCATTTTTTGATTCTGGTTTGAATGATTGTTTTGTTTTTACCATCAATCCTGAAGAACATGTTGATACAATTTAGGGTATTTGTTTATTTAGTGAATTGAGAATTTGTGTCTGATTTTGGGAAATTTCGGGAGATCCATTTTTGATTTGGGAAACGAGTTAGGTTGTGAATTTGTTTGTTTCTTAGCTTTGGCAAAAAATAAGACATGCATATAGAGAAGTAAGGTATTAGTTCTTGAAAATTTTATTCGAATCCCAAGTTTTTGTTTTACTCTTTTCCCTAATGGTGTTAGATGAAATTTGCATCTCCCCACATACccccaaaaaaaatatattgaaggATTCCATATATGGTAGAGGAAGAAGAGTAAACAGAAAATTTTGGAATGAAATAGCATTGTTGTAATTCGATTTCAGGACATTTTTTTATTTGGTGACCGGAGATGTATAATTGATTCCGGAGTCGGATGTGAAAATGTTGATTACGACGAAGTTACATCTGACCCTTGTCTTTCGCGTTTGACCAATCATAGTTTTCAGGTCACGTTTTACAGATGCATTTGGCATACAGGCTTGTATCAATTAGCGAAGATCCGTCGAGTTTGAAAGAACATGCAGTTCTATAGGACTGTCGGAGTtgcccaaaaaaataaaatacattggAAAGTTTGGTTTCTATATATTAAGCACATTCCTTTTCGTTTGAGTTGTgattcttattttttttatatatacagaGTTACCAAAGAGAATAGAGCTGCAGGAATTCTTGAAAATTTCGAAGAGGGAGAGAAATATGCCGAACATAGATTCAGAAAATTCATCCGAGATCGTCGTCCTGAGATCATGCCTTCTGTCAACAACTTCTTCACAGATCCTAAATTCTAAAAGTGATGTCTGGTTCCgtctgttcttgaaatttcattTTCCATACTTTAAAACTGTCACGAATACAATGTAGTAGGGAAAAAGTACTTGTTATCTGGAGACATAGCTAAATATTATTGCAGAATTGTTGGTGTATAACTCAATCTCATTCATTAAATAAAAGTAGTCTTTTTGGACTTGAAAGTCTTTTCAGTTAAACTGATACAGTATATTCATAGTTTTAACCAGCGGCACTCTGTGGAAACTTAGACTAGAGAAAAATTGGCCATAGGCAATGGTAGAGAAGGAAATTTTGGTCCTAGGTGTTATAGCAATGTTCATAATTCTGGGACCAGAGGCCACTGACAAAAGTAACTTTGGAAATTTTTGTCCAGTGAGACAGAAATTTGCAGCATTCACTCAGAATTGAGTTCCTTGGCTGCCAATTACCCGAACATAAGGAGgtgatttatatatatattttttgaggAAGAATATTCTATTAATTAAtgtcacctagtgacaaaagatTCATATATCATCAATGAAAAATTGTAAATAAACACATTTAGTGAGAACTTTTAAAACAAAAGAactaaaatactttttttttattcaaaaattTTTTGTATTGAAGATTAATGAGAGGTTACAAGATTGTCATGATCTACCCAAGCTTGTATATCCTGAGGTAGACCATTAGAAAACTCAAAATTCGACTGTGAGTTTCTAGCTTTCTTGGCTAGTTTATCATCCAAACTATTAACTTCTCTCTTAACTGAAATACAAATCCAACTACTGATTTTGCTTAAAATAAACCTAATATCCAAAACTAAAGATTGATTCATCCAATGAACATAAGAAATTGGTTCATTGATGGACTTTATTAGAGACTCACATTCTGATTCAAAAAGAACTAAAATACTTTAAAAGTAACCAAAAGGAGGTTAGTCCGGTTTGTTAGGAACCTCACTCTCATACTCGTTCTCTAGAGTTTGTTTGGAGTTCTCATAAAATGAAAACTCATCTCATGTATATTATGGGGTTAGACTAGATCTGCTAAGGGGAATAGACTAATGGCTTTGGAATTGCCAGGGGAAGGTCCGGGCTATGCCGTGTATCAAAAAAATAAACACTAAAAGTACTAAATACATATGATTCGGAGAAAAATCCGATGTTTTTTGAGGGATGATGATTTTTGGGTTTCTTTCCAACCATTTGAATATCCTCATCAAAATCTAATGTTCCCCTATAAAGGAATAATAATCGCATAACACAGTGATTACGATCAAAGTCAGTAACCATGGAAAGTATTGATTATTGAGATTTATGTCAAGCCGGAGCAAATCGTCATCGACGATATACATCATCACAAGTTCACAAACATCCATAAAGCAAATCATGTTCTTATGTCGATAATCAACCATTAGAacatttaaagaaataaacaaaaatcCAAGCCTAAGATCCCTGTAAAGCAAGGATGAGTTTTATTATTGCCCAAAATTTACTCTGATACTAATTAGAATAAATTTGGGCAACATATGATTAATCGAACCATGAAACTAAAGAACAAGGTTGTTATATTTGCTTACTTTTTTGTGCATCACGTCACTAACTTTAACTGCTTCATTATTTACTTCTTGTTATGTACTTTTGATACTTCTGATTTTCCAATAAAACTTTAATCGTACTTTCTTACTTCTTTAATTATTTCGTCATTTTATGATTATGCCACCCCTCCAACCTATCtagttttgtatttctttttcatATTCGGCAGCCCTAAGCGTAAAAATCCTTGCTCACTATCTTCCATATTTTTCTGGATTAAGAGCAATTTGTAGCAACAGTTACATTAAAAACCCAACTATAAACTAAGCAACCTGATTTGAACAACTACAACATCTTTCACGGAGTCGTGCTATTATTATTTACATTCTAACTTGGTTCTCAATTATTCCTTCCTTTTTTATTAATAGTTCTCCAATCTAACTGcttcttcaaagaaattttctttcACCCTTCTCATTTCTTACTGCACCAATTCACAAGCCTTTACTTCGAAAACGAGGGGTATCAAGTACACCACAtattttttcgttcggcaacctgtatggacaaaaacttaatacaattccAAGTAaatcaacttaatgatccttgaaaaaaATTGTACAAATAGTTTATATATCTTTCTCTTAATATCAGAAAGTTCTAGACAAGGAATCGGTGAACCTGATATAACCGTAagattacttggacgattccaaagatcaatatccaagttcaAGCTAGTTGAATCCAATAACCGGATTGGAATTCTGCGAAACAAAAAACTTGTTacttatctttcaagatacgaattctacaagaacaagttcttataatggatCACAGTCAATATGGATTATATAACTACGATTGATTATGTATTATAATCTTATtataaagatagacaatataatgtggaaaaggaaaaacacaagacaccagaagttttgttaacgaagaaaccacaactgcaaaaaaaaaaaatcaggaccttgttcagatttgaacaccaaactgtattaagccgttacagatactagcctactgtcagaacttcagactgaaatgtagttgagaccgaatccgccctccaagcgattcagttatagTCTCCTTACGTTCTTTTGAATATTTTAAaattctacgcaattgattcccttagttgacgtcctttacaacctaagtgaagacttttgataccaatctgcctttaACAGATAAGCATATATGATTTATGTTTAGATCGTGAGATCAAGGTGAGGAAATTTTTttgcaatagaaaaatctatcaaACCTCAATATCCAGTACTTATGActtccgaagagcatcctaggtTCACCCGACAAGAACAGTCTTAGACGAGTTCAATTAAGAACCAttatcagatatc comes from Papaver somniferum cultivar HN1 chromosome 7, ASM357369v1, whole genome shotgun sequence and encodes:
- the LOC113292917 gene encoding uncharacterized protein LOC113292917, coding for MASSNFRKRWVRPEVYPLLVPMVTVVGLVSMQLIRNITTNPEVRVTKENRAAGILENFEEGEKYAEHRFRKFIRDRRPEIMPSVNNFFTDPKF